In Plantibacter sp. PA-3-X8, one DNA window encodes the following:
- a CDS encoding sirohydrochlorin chelatase, with amino-acid sequence MTLLETAVRRPQTRTRTSPALLAVSHGTSCPIGQASVAALVDAVGRSRADLHVAGGFVDVQQPDVPATLGSIEPERPAVVVPLLLSAGFHVHVDLVEDLEATDRPTALGRAMGPDDRLVAVLARRLEALHVTPDDRIVLGAAGSTDARAVADCVDMGRRLESRLRVPVETAFVSAAQPSVPDAVVAARTSRPRGRVIIATYLLAPGYFARLLEEAGADLVTPPLLHLGEVPDPGIVDLVVDRYEEVSAGLSG; translated from the coding sequence ATGACCTTGCTCGAGACCGCGGTGCGCCGTCCGCAGACGCGTACGCGGACGAGTCCGGCGCTCCTGGCCGTGTCCCACGGGACGAGTTGCCCGATCGGACAGGCCTCCGTCGCCGCGCTCGTCGACGCCGTCGGACGATCGCGTGCCGACCTCCACGTTGCCGGTGGCTTCGTCGACGTCCAGCAGCCCGACGTCCCGGCCACCCTCGGTTCGATCGAGCCCGAGCGGCCCGCGGTGGTCGTGCCGTTGCTCCTGTCCGCGGGGTTTCACGTCCACGTCGACCTCGTCGAGGACCTCGAGGCGACGGATCGGCCGACGGCACTCGGACGGGCGATGGGACCGGACGACCGCCTCGTAGCGGTCCTCGCCAGGCGACTGGAGGCGCTGCACGTGACGCCCGACGATCGGATCGTGCTCGGAGCGGCCGGGTCCACCGACGCCAGGGCCGTCGCCGACTGCGTCGACATGGGACGTCGACTGGAGTCGCGACTGCGGGTGCCGGTCGAGACGGCGTTCGTCTCCGCGGCTCAGCCGTCGGTGCCCGATGCGGTGGTCGCGGCTCGAACGAGTCGACCGCGAGGGCGGGTCATCATCGCCACCTACCTGCTGGCGCCCGGCTACTTCGCGCGGCTGCTCGAGGAGGCGGGAGCGGACCTCGTGACGCCGCCGCTCCTCCACCTCGGCGAGGTTCCCGATCCGGGCATCGTCGACCTCGTGGTCGACCGCTACGAGGAGGTCTCGGCCGGACTGTCGGGCTGA
- the trmD gene encoding tRNA (guanosine(37)-N1)-methyltransferase TrmD: MRIDIVTIFPTFFDALDLSLLGKAKQSGLIELDVHDLRDSTHDRHRTVDDTPYGGGAGMVMKPEPWGEALDGILGDDTEEEPLVIFPSPAGEVFTQAMARELAAEPHLVFGCGRYEGIDHRVFDHTASRARVRLVSLGDYVLNGGEVAVMAMIEAIGRLVPGVVGNPESLVEESHEDGLLEYPSYTKPAEWRGLPVPPVLLSGNHGAIATWRRQQQIERTREVRPDLLPADEPDA; encoded by the coding sequence ATGCGCATCGACATCGTCACGATCTTCCCGACCTTCTTCGATGCCCTGGACCTCTCACTGCTCGGCAAGGCGAAGCAGAGCGGGCTCATCGAGTTGGACGTCCACGACCTGCGGGATTCGACGCACGACCGTCACCGCACCGTCGACGACACCCCGTACGGCGGGGGAGCCGGCATGGTCATGAAGCCGGAGCCTTGGGGTGAGGCGCTCGACGGCATCCTGGGTGACGACACCGAGGAGGAGCCGCTGGTCATCTTCCCGTCTCCTGCGGGTGAGGTGTTCACTCAGGCCATGGCCCGCGAGCTCGCGGCCGAGCCGCACCTCGTCTTCGGCTGCGGCCGGTACGAGGGCATTGACCACCGCGTCTTCGACCACACCGCCAGCCGAGCACGGGTCCGCCTGGTGAGCCTCGGCGACTACGTCCTCAACGGGGGAGAGGTGGCCGTGATGGCGATGATCGAGGCGATCGGTCGGCTCGTCCCGGGCGTCGTCGGCAACCCCGAGAGTCTCGTCGAGGAGTCGCACGAAGACGGGCTCCTCGAGTACCCGAGCTACACGAAGCCCGCCGAGTGGCGAGGACTCCCGGTACCGCCGGTGCTGCTGAGCGGCAACCACGGTGCGATCGCCACCTGGCGTCGTCAGCAGCAGATCGAGCGGACCCGCGAGGTCCGCCCGGATCTGCTGCCCGCCGACGAGCCGGACGCCTGA
- a CDS encoding PspC domain-containing protein, translating to MTNHSTPPTGAEPGAPAPQDPTTRFFDWWRSTGLRRSSDSWLGGVAGGVAARLGLDPMIVRGALIVIAILGGPVLFVYAAGWALIPDQQGRIHLERAIRGVFDPAIVAIGILAVLTAVPFMRGLWWDGVPHAWNLPGWLESTMTAGWVIALVAAAVWLIVMFSRRDPGRETPPETPPQRDPWTSDASIPKPTAPSPTASPSGAAGSAPASPGAANPVSLAKADGWPDDAGTTVPLPGTTTATATAWDGAPSQQRGWTSQEFRDEMSRQRAEQQAERETKARERRAQHPGAAFVAITLGLALLAGAGAAVIAASAGFSIPVVVVIGLAAALGALAVATIVAGISGRESGWLGLFTWAAVISLLATGVFPLGSSFLPVGRTTWTVTSTDADDRRGYVMIAGQPTLDLGELADDDALRGGTIDVWILAGEVDVLVPEDVPVIVEFSAIAGTLETGRDGRDRTDRRGGALFQDEARYGRTASGDTTRVRVWTVAGSAVVTEEAEAGR from the coding sequence ATGACGAACCACAGCACGCCGCCCACCGGAGCAGAACCGGGGGCACCCGCCCCGCAGGATCCGACGACACGCTTCTTCGACTGGTGGCGGTCCACCGGTCTCCGTCGCTCGAGCGACTCGTGGCTCGGCGGTGTCGCCGGGGGTGTCGCGGCCCGGCTCGGCCTCGATCCGATGATCGTGCGCGGAGCACTCATCGTCATCGCGATCCTGGGCGGGCCGGTCCTCTTCGTCTACGCCGCGGGCTGGGCGCTCATCCCCGACCAGCAGGGTCGGATCCACCTCGAGCGTGCGATCCGGGGCGTCTTCGACCCGGCGATCGTCGCGATCGGCATCCTCGCGGTCCTCACCGCCGTGCCGTTCATGCGCGGCCTCTGGTGGGACGGCGTGCCGCATGCGTGGAACCTGCCGGGGTGGCTGGAGTCGACCATGACCGCCGGTTGGGTGATCGCCTTAGTCGCCGCGGCGGTCTGGCTGATCGTGATGTTCTCCCGCCGCGACCCTGGGCGGGAGACTCCGCCTGAGACACCGCCGCAGCGCGACCCGTGGACCAGCGACGCCTCGATCCCGAAGCCGACGGCACCATCGCCCACAGCCTCCCCCTCGGGCGCTGCCGGCTCGGCCCCGGCCTCCCCCGGTGCCGCGAACCCGGTGTCGCTCGCGAAGGCCGATGGTTGGCCTGATGATGCGGGCACAACCGTCCCGCTCCCTGGAACCACCACCGCCACCGCCACCGCGTGGGACGGGGCTCCGAGCCAGCAGCGCGGCTGGACGAGTCAGGAGTTCCGGGACGAGATGAGCCGCCAGCGAGCCGAGCAGCAGGCCGAGCGTGAGACGAAGGCTCGTGAGCGTCGTGCCCAGCACCCTGGAGCGGCCTTCGTGGCGATCACCCTCGGACTGGCGCTGCTCGCCGGTGCCGGCGCGGCCGTCATCGCGGCGAGCGCCGGGTTCTCGATCCCGGTCGTCGTGGTCATCGGGCTCGCCGCAGCGCTCGGTGCGCTCGCCGTCGCGACGATCGTCGCGGGCATCAGCGGACGGGAGAGCGGCTGGCTCGGACTGTTCACCTGGGCCGCCGTGATCTCCTTGCTCGCCACCGGGGTGTTCCCACTCGGCTCCTCCTTCCTGCCGGTCGGACGCACGACCTGGACCGTGACGTCGACGGATGCGGACGACCGACGTGGCTACGTGATGATCGCCGGCCAACCCACGCTCGACCTCGGGGAGCTCGCCGACGACGACGCGTTGCGCGGTGGGACGATCGACGTGTGGATCCTCGCAGGCGAGGTCGACGTGCTCGTCCCCGAGGACGTGCCGGTGATCGTCGAGTTCTCAGCGATCGCGGGCACCCTGGAGACGGGACGCGATGGTCGGGACCGGACGGACCGACGCGGCGGAGCCCTGTTCCAGGATGAGGCACGGTACGGACGAACGGCGTCAGGAGACACGACACGGGTACGGGTGTGGACGGTCGCCGGCAGCGCTGTCGTGACCGAGGAAGCGGAGGCGGGACGATGA
- a CDS encoding ATP-binding protein, with the protein MGTEVMIRPRRRLLGGVCAGFAEHTGLPVAAVRTATVILACCGGAGLLLYVWLWVMTPTQGADAPLDPREHLLRPASTDEGVDLDGPRRAPITEVLLGIALLAAGTALIATRTGLDIPLEAVIPVIVVLAGAALAWRQFGERGRGEGSRALLIRVLGALVLVVLGILLFFVTGDRPNMWTVIVAAIAVLLGVAVVIAPWALQLNRDLADERAARMREADRAEIAAHLHDSVLQTLALIQQQAGPGSEASRLARAQERELRNWLFSGGTAPTGDLATELRTIAAAVEADHAVRVDVVAVGRAIDDAPEPLLAAVREAVLNAARHAGGDVSVYLETAPQRIEVSISDRGPGFDLEQVPRDRLGVRESIIGRMQRIGGEATIRPGPGGRGTEVRLVLPVHDAAPTAPQPDTVPTVPRSRP; encoded by the coding sequence ATGGGAACCGAGGTGATGATCCGTCCGAGGCGCCGCCTGCTCGGCGGTGTCTGCGCCGGCTTCGCCGAGCACACCGGTCTCCCCGTCGCTGCGGTGCGGACGGCGACGGTCATCCTCGCGTGCTGCGGCGGAGCGGGCCTGCTCCTCTACGTGTGGCTGTGGGTCATGACGCCGACGCAGGGCGCGGACGCACCGCTCGATCCTCGGGAGCACCTGCTCCGGCCGGCCTCGACCGATGAGGGAGTCGACCTCGACGGCCCCCGTCGCGCGCCGATCACGGAGGTGCTGCTCGGGATCGCCCTGCTCGCGGCCGGGACCGCGCTGATCGCGACCCGGACCGGGCTGGACATCCCACTCGAGGCCGTCATCCCTGTCATCGTCGTCCTCGCGGGAGCCGCACTCGCCTGGCGGCAGTTCGGCGAGCGTGGTCGCGGTGAGGGCTCACGTGCCCTCTTGATCCGCGTACTCGGAGCGCTCGTCCTCGTCGTCCTCGGCATCCTCCTGTTCTTCGTCACCGGTGACCGCCCGAACATGTGGACGGTCATCGTCGCCGCGATCGCCGTGCTCCTCGGGGTCGCCGTGGTCATCGCCCCCTGGGCGCTCCAGCTCAATCGCGACCTCGCCGACGAGCGCGCCGCGCGGATGCGCGAGGCCGACCGCGCCGAGATCGCCGCGCATCTGCACGACTCCGTGCTCCAGACGCTCGCGCTCATCCAGCAGCAGGCCGGTCCGGGGAGCGAGGCGTCCCGTCTCGCCAGGGCGCAGGAGCGCGAGCTGCGGAATTGGCTCTTCTCCGGCGGGACCGCTCCGACGGGCGACCTCGCGACCGAGCTGCGGACCATCGCGGCGGCGGTGGAGGCCGACCACGCGGTGCGCGTCGACGTCGTCGCGGTCGGGCGTGCGATCGACGACGCTCCGGAGCCGCTCCTCGCCGCCGTACGTGAGGCCGTGCTCAACGCGGCACGTCACGCCGGCGGCGACGTCTCCGTCTATCTGGAGACGGCACCGCAGCGGATCGAGGTGTCGATCTCCGACCGCGGCCCCGGCTTCGACCTGGAACAGGTCCCGCGGGACCGCCTCGGGGTCAGGGAGTCGATCATCGGCCGGATGCAGCGCATCGGTGGCGAGGCGACCATCCGTCCGGGGCCCGGCGGACGAGGTACCGAGGTCCGTCTCGTCCTGCCCGTGCACGACGCCGCGCCGACTGCGCCGCAGCCCGACACCGTCCCGACCGTTCCGAGGAGCCGACCATGA
- a CDS encoding response regulator transcription factor gives MSDRPLTVVIVDDHSIFRSGLRSELDPGIEVLGEAGDVEEAIRVIGETRPQVVLLDVHLPGGAGGGGADVIAGSVSIAPATRFLALSVSDAAEDVVRVIRAGARGYITKSSSGAEVAEAARRVDDGDAVFSPRLAGFVLDAFGAVTGETAESVDELDRLSAREQEVMRLIARGYAYKEVATELFISVKTVETHVSSVLRKLQLSSRHELAAWALQRKLL, from the coding sequence ATGAGCGACCGACCACTGACCGTCGTGATCGTCGACGACCACTCGATCTTCCGTTCCGGACTGCGCAGCGAACTCGATCCCGGCATCGAGGTGCTGGGGGAGGCCGGTGATGTTGAGGAGGCGATCCGGGTGATCGGGGAGACGCGCCCGCAAGTCGTGCTGCTCGACGTCCACCTGCCGGGTGGCGCCGGCGGCGGTGGCGCGGACGTGATCGCCGGCTCGGTGTCGATCGCGCCCGCCACCCGGTTCCTCGCGCTGAGCGTCTCGGACGCCGCCGAGGACGTCGTCCGGGTGATCAGGGCCGGTGCACGCGGCTACATCACGAAGAGCTCCTCGGGTGCCGAGGTCGCGGAGGCCGCACGGCGGGTCGACGACGGCGACGCGGTCTTCTCACCCCGGCTCGCGGGATTCGTCCTGGACGCCTTCGGTGCCGTGACGGGGGAGACGGCGGAGTCCGTCGACGAGCTCGACCGGCTGTCCGCCCGTGAGCAGGAGGTCATGCGCCTCATCGCCCGCGGCTACGCCTACAAGGAGGTCGCGACGGAGCTGTTCATCTCCGTGAAGACCGTGGAGACCCATGTGTCGAGCGTGCTGCGCAAGCTGCAGCTGTCCTCGCGCCACGAGCTCGCCGCCTGGGCGCTGCAGCGCAAGCTCCTCTGA